One region of Exiguobacterium acetylicum genomic DNA includes:
- a CDS encoding GNAT family N-acetyltransferase, giving the protein MIIQAIEKETRSQVKAFFTKHWGSSQMVTSTGVHDCSLLDGFYAINDDHEIIGLITYHITSQTCEIISLDSLEEGKGIGSRLMQVVEEKAIRQQCDLLTLVTTNDNEHAIRFYQHRGYTVSQVIPNAVDLARKIKPEIPLYNEKGVPIKDEIVLIKHL; this is encoded by the coding sequence ATGATTATTCAGGCCATTGAAAAGGAAACACGTAGTCAGGTTAAAGCCTTTTTTACCAAGCACTGGGGCAGTTCACAAATGGTAACGTCGACAGGTGTTCATGATTGCAGTCTGTTAGACGGGTTTTATGCCATAAACGATGATCATGAAATCATTGGACTGATTACCTATCATATTACTTCGCAGACGTGCGAAATCATTTCACTGGATAGTCTTGAAGAAGGCAAAGGAATTGGTTCACGATTGATGCAAGTGGTAGAGGAAAAGGCAATACGGCAACAATGCGACTTGCTGACACTCGTTACAACGAATGATAATGAGCATGCGATACGTTTCTATCAACATCGGGGATATACAGTATCGCAAGTGATTCCGAATGCCGTGGACCTTGCACGCAAAATAAAACCGGAAATCCCGTTATACAATGAAAAGGGAGTTCCGATTAAAGACGAAATCGTCTTGATAAAACATTTATGA
- a CDS encoding two-component system regulatory protein YycI: protein MDWSKAKTLLMLTFLILNVYLAIQLMDRMVEPRIVATSATGKSILKDRQIDEKKLQPVTRDIGYLTAEVDARTLAPLASSPIRDAVASVKNDVEWSVRLTKPYRLETKTMRDSASSFVQASVRYGAEYTFWKYDSKYQEMTFVQTYKGQPLYSTPQQSREDDAMIGPSLLVLQLNDAKEIVSYKQRHLNKVVRQAQDVTLLSASEAIVQLSEQGLFPASKRLTSHKLGYFCLVTEGTESVQILPPTWQIELDNEEVYFVNAIDGGVQTVERLDTVSEK, encoded by the coding sequence ATGGACTGGAGTAAAGCGAAGACCTTATTGATGCTGACCTTTTTGATCCTGAACGTCTACCTTGCCATTCAATTGATGGACCGGATGGTCGAGCCGCGGATTGTCGCGACGAGTGCGACCGGTAAATCGATCTTGAAGGATCGTCAAATCGATGAGAAAAAACTACAACCGGTTACGCGAGACATCGGCTATTTAACAGCCGAAGTCGATGCGCGAACACTGGCGCCACTTGCGAGTTCACCGATTCGTGACGCGGTTGCCTCCGTCAAGAATGATGTCGAGTGGTCGGTCCGGTTGACGAAACCGTATCGACTCGAAACGAAGACGATGCGGGATTCCGCTTCATCGTTCGTCCAGGCATCCGTTCGGTATGGTGCCGAATATACATTTTGGAAGTATGATAGTAAGTATCAGGAGATGACATTCGTTCAGACGTATAAGGGACAGCCGCTCTATTCGACACCACAGCAGTCGCGTGAGGACGATGCGATGATCGGACCGTCCCTGCTCGTCTTGCAGCTCAATGATGCGAAGGAAATCGTCAGCTACAAACAACGCCACTTGAACAAGGTCGTCCGGCAAGCGCAGGACGTGACGTTGTTATCGGCAAGTGAAGCGATCGTCCAGTTGTCGGAGCAAGGGTTGTTCCCGGCATCAAAACGGTTGACGAGTCATAAGCTCGGTTATTTCTGTCTCGTCACGGAAGGCACGGAATCGGTTCAAATCCTGCCGCCGACGTGGCAAATCGAGCTCGACAATGAAGAAGTCTACTTCGTCAATGCGATTGACGGCGGTGTCCAGACCGTCGAACGATTGGATACAGTCTCAGAGAAATGA
- a CDS encoding S1C family serine protease has translation MDRPEEPRNESERYEQSSDESGFPPRQPATSEPVSPYREPYEEQPEPPRRRGAGKAFFVGLIGGIVGALLIALVAWPFVRDEMKSPTPVSSTTAEQTATQTTEDEADIVGAVGKTKEAVVSVTNLQSSFQGTDQETGAGSGVIYKKDGNKAYVVTNYHVVEGASRLSVTLSDGTALEAKVLGEDPTYDLAVLSIDSSKVTQVAKLGDSDTLRAGETVLAIGNPLGIFANSVTRGVISAQERTVPVDTNKDGQQDFNTEVIQTDAAINPGNSGGALINTAGQLIGINSMKIAEASVEGVGFAIPINEALPIMRDLEQNGEVVRPQLGIQIRDVQEFPSGYREDRLKLPNDVTKGIVVVGLTRNSGAEKAGMKANDVIVEINGKAIASFADLKSVLYRDAKVGDTVKVTFYRGGEKQTADVKLSAQSPTVQ, from the coding sequence ATGGATCGACCCGAAGAACCACGGAACGAATCCGAACGATACGAACAGTCATCCGATGAGAGCGGCTTCCCGCCCCGTCAGCCGGCAACGAGCGAACCGGTCAGCCCTTATCGTGAACCATATGAAGAACAACCAGAACCACCGCGTCGTCGCGGTGCCGGAAAAGCCTTTTTCGTCGGTCTGATCGGCGGAATCGTCGGAGCCTTGTTGATCGCCCTCGTCGCGTGGCCGTTCGTCCGCGATGAGATGAAGAGTCCGACTCCGGTTTCGTCGACGACAGCGGAACAGACTGCGACACAGACGACGGAGGATGAAGCCGACATCGTCGGTGCGGTCGGTAAGACGAAGGAAGCCGTCGTGAGCGTGACGAATCTTCAGAGCTCGTTCCAAGGGACCGATCAGGAAACGGGTGCAGGGTCCGGCGTCATCTATAAAAAAGATGGCAATAAAGCCTACGTCGTTACGAACTACCACGTCGTCGAAGGCGCGAGCCGTCTGTCTGTCACGTTATCCGACGGAACAGCACTCGAGGCAAAAGTCCTCGGGGAAGATCCGACGTACGATTTAGCGGTCCTCTCGATTGATTCATCGAAAGTGACACAAGTCGCAAAACTCGGGGATTCGGATACGTTACGTGCCGGTGAAACGGTGCTTGCAATCGGAAACCCACTCGGGATTTTCGCGAACTCCGTCACGCGCGGTGTCATAAGTGCACAGGAACGGACGGTTCCAGTCGATACGAACAAGGATGGACAGCAAGACTTCAATACAGAAGTCATTCAAACCGATGCAGCAATCAACCCGGGGAACTCCGGTGGAGCGCTCATCAACACAGCCGGTCAATTGATCGGGATCAACTCGATGAAGATTGCGGAAGCAAGTGTTGAAGGAGTCGGATTTGCGATTCCGATCAACGAAGCGTTACCAATCATGCGTGATCTCGAGCAAAACGGTGAAGTCGTTCGTCCACAGCTCGGGATTCAGATTCGTGACGTGCAGGAATTCCCAAGCGGATATCGCGAAGATCGTCTGAAATTACCGAATGATGTCACGAAAGGAATCGTCGTCGTCGGTCTAACACGTAACAGTGGAGCCGAAAAAGCGGGTATGAAAGCGAACGATGTCATCGTTGAGATCAACGGAAAAGCGATCGCATCGTTCGCGGATTTAAAAAGTGTCCTCTACCGGGATGCAAAAGTCGGTGATACGGTCAAAGTCACGTTCTACCGGGGCGGTGAAAAACAGACAGCAGATGTGAAGTTGTCGGCCCAGTCACCAACTGTTCAATAA
- the yycH gene encoding two-component system activity regulator YycH — protein sequence MKKQHWSSLLLVLLVAGSIAQTAMLWTYHPSSESIEREQVSFNEIDASKTIESNQLINPELLVYADQEGIYQTQIIGRTFLNRIGASFNIGVLVLTDKANNIPVGDRSVEMIFPTPISATILEELLGEKQIAFSEPIKRLYLLDYDGPILRLESATGRLKDFKLVGDETVLKRLFAHDKKKPMTRVELKGGDYTYVASGTTRLEQVFVYDEVGQSPKPLDRIRSAFFAENSNVQQIKSRDDLDVLTDGVSVSTYDRNYNVYRFNTLSPNTQSSTVDYSTLVSYVNIHGGWLDQDTQRSGFRYYFDQMSKKSEEQTATFRLYLNRYPVFGESGPLLEQTKFDLATLKIMYEENQVRSLSRSMLRAKRKLILREETVPAVETVLERLSRADLLKEISGIRIGYEMTYKISTSRYAVFEPTWFIKIDGVWQSINQAVGNEG from the coding sequence ATGAAGAAACAACACTGGAGTTCGCTGTTACTCGTCCTGCTTGTCGCCGGTTCGATCGCTCAAACAGCGATGCTCTGGACCTATCATCCAAGCAGTGAATCAATCGAGCGGGAACAGGTCTCGTTCAACGAGATCGATGCCTCAAAGACGATTGAAAGCAACCAACTGATTAATCCGGAACTACTCGTCTATGCGGATCAGGAAGGGATCTATCAGACACAAATCATCGGTCGGACCTTCCTTAACCGAATCGGTGCGTCGTTTAACATCGGTGTTCTTGTCTTGACGGATAAAGCGAATAATATCCCGGTCGGTGACCGGAGTGTCGAGATGATTTTCCCGACACCGATCAGTGCGACGATTCTTGAAGAGTTACTCGGCGAAAAACAAATCGCCTTCTCGGAACCGATCAAACGGCTCTATTTACTCGATTATGATGGACCAATCCTCCGTCTCGAGTCGGCGACCGGTCGCCTGAAGGACTTCAAGCTCGTCGGCGATGAGACGGTTCTGAAGCGACTGTTCGCGCATGATAAGAAAAAACCGATGACACGCGTCGAACTCAAAGGTGGCGATTATACGTATGTCGCGAGCGGTACGACGCGACTAGAGCAAGTCTTCGTCTATGACGAGGTCGGACAATCGCCGAAACCACTCGACCGCATCCGGAGTGCCTTTTTTGCCGAGAACTCGAACGTCCAGCAAATCAAGAGTCGGGATGATCTCGACGTCTTGACAGACGGTGTCAGCGTTTCGACGTATGACCGAAACTACAATGTCTATCGTTTCAATACATTATCACCGAATACTCAAAGCTCGACCGTTGATTACAGCACGCTCGTCAGCTATGTCAACATTCATGGGGGCTGGCTCGATCAAGATACCCAGCGTAGTGGTTTCCGGTATTACTTTGATCAGATGAGTAAAAAGAGTGAGGAACAGACAGCGACGTTCCGGTTGTACTTGAACCGATATCCGGTATTTGGGGAGAGTGGTCCGCTGCTCGAACAGACGAAGTTCGATCTCGCGACACTGAAGATCATGTATGAGGAAAATCAAGTCCGGTCGCTCAGTCGTAGCATGCTCCGAGCGAAGCGGAAGCTCATCCTTCGGGAAGAGACGGTGCCAGCCGTTGAAACGGTTCTCGAACGTCTGAGCCGTGCTGATCTCTTAAAAGAGATCAGTGGAATCCGGATTGGATATGAAATGACGTATAAGATTTCAACGAGCCGCTATGCCGTCTTTGAGCCGACATGGTTCATTAAGATCGACGGTGTCTGGCAATCGATCAATCAAGCTGTCGGGAATGAGGGGTGA
- a CDS encoding MBL fold metallo-hydrolase, translated as MSLHYSVMASGSTGNALYIESEQTRLLVDAGLTGKAMLALFDQIDRSPHGIDGLFVTHEHSDHIKGVGIMARKYNIPLYANEKTWAAMEAKIGKIDPALKFLWEVGEVKQFGDIEVESFNVSHDAADPMFFQFAHEGKRLAHITDTGYVSDRMKGVIRGADAYIFEANHDIGMLQMGHYPWSVKRRILGDYGHVSNEDAAIAMSEVLDDRTKRIHMAHLSKDNNMKELARMSVSQTLASRDVDLSKIQLLDTDPVIPTPLLKL; from the coding sequence ATGAGCCTACACTACAGCGTCATGGCCAGTGGCTCGACGGGGAACGCCCTCTATATCGAAAGTGAACAGACCCGCTTGCTCGTCGACGCGGGACTGACCGGCAAGGCGATGCTCGCCTTGTTCGACCAGATTGACCGGTCGCCGCATGGCATCGATGGTCTGTTCGTCACCCATGAGCACTCCGACCATATCAAAGGCGTCGGCATCATGGCACGGAAGTACAATATCCCGCTCTATGCGAACGAAAAGACATGGGCGGCGATGGAAGCGAAGATCGGCAAGATTGATCCGGCGCTGAAGTTCCTCTGGGAAGTCGGAGAGGTCAAGCAGTTCGGTGACATCGAAGTCGAATCGTTCAATGTCAGTCACGATGCAGCAGATCCGATGTTCTTTCAGTTCGCTCATGAAGGAAAACGATTGGCACACATCACGGATACCGGATACGTCTCGGACCGGATGAAAGGTGTCATTCGGGGCGCTGATGCCTATATCTTTGAAGCGAACCATGATATCGGCATGCTCCAGATGGGACATTACCCGTGGAGCGTCAAACGACGGATCCTTGGGGATTACGGACACGTCTCGAACGAGGACGCCGCAATCGCGATGAGCGAGGTCCTGGATGACCGGACGAAACGGATCCACATGGCCCACTTGAGCAAGGACAACAACATGAAGGAACTCGCCCGGATGAGCGTCTCCCAGACGCTCGCGAGCCGTGACGTCGATCTGAGTAAGATTCAGCTTCTCGACACGGATCCGGTCATTCCGACACCACTCCTAAAGCTTTGA
- the yycF gene encoding response regulator YycF, which yields MTERKILVVDDELPIADILKFKLEKEGYQVAIANDGVEALEKFEEFKPDLMLLDIMLPLMDGMEVCREVRKTSKIPIIMLTAKDSEIDTVLGLELGANDYVTKPFSSRELLARVKVHLRNTSPEATPQPVGPGPLKVGELYIDTNSHTVTRKDQKIELTQREFELLHYLAKNIGQVMTREHLLQTVWGYDYFGDVRTVDVTVRRLREKVEDNPSTPVYIMTRRGVGYYLQDGENE from the coding sequence GTGACGGAACGCAAAATTCTAGTCGTCGATGACGAGTTACCGATTGCAGATATACTCAAGTTTAAATTAGAAAAAGAAGGCTACCAGGTCGCGATCGCAAATGACGGCGTGGAGGCATTAGAGAAATTCGAGGAGTTCAAACCGGATTTGATGTTGCTCGACATCATGCTCCCGTTAATGGACGGGATGGAGGTCTGCCGGGAAGTCCGGAAGACGTCGAAGATTCCAATCATCATGTTGACAGCGAAGGATTCCGAGATTGATACGGTACTTGGTCTTGAGCTTGGCGCGAACGATTACGTGACGAAGCCATTTAGCTCGCGCGAGTTACTTGCCCGCGTGAAAGTCCATTTACGCAACACGAGTCCGGAAGCTACACCACAACCGGTTGGGCCAGGTCCACTCAAAGTCGGAGAACTGTATATCGATACGAATTCGCATACGGTGACACGTAAGGATCAAAAAATCGAGCTGACGCAGCGTGAGTTCGAATTGTTGCACTACCTCGCGAAAAACATCGGTCAAGTCATGACACGTGAGCATTTGTTGCAGACGGTCTGGGGCTATGACTACTTCGGTGACGTCCGGACAGTCGACGTAACGGTACGTCGTCTTCGTGAGAAAGTCGAAGATAACCCAAGTACGCCGGTCTATATCATGACGCGTCGTGGGGTCGGTTACTATCTCCAAGACGGGGAGAATGAATAA
- the rlmH gene encoding 23S rRNA (pseudouridine(1915)-N(3))-methyltransferase RlmH, with protein MQITIITVGKLKEKYLKQGIAEYTKRLGAYCSIQEIEVADEKAPEQLSEAEMAQVKKKEGERILAKIGPDVHVLALAIEGKQRTSEQFAKELDQLATYGKSKIAFVIGGSLGLAPEVMQRANDTISFSKMTFPHQLMKMILCEQIYRAYRINRNEPYHK; from the coding sequence ATGCAAATTACCATCATTACGGTCGGAAAGCTAAAAGAGAAGTATTTGAAGCAAGGCATCGCCGAATATACGAAGCGTCTCGGCGCCTACTGTTCGATCCAAGAAATCGAGGTTGCGGACGAAAAGGCACCGGAGCAGTTGAGTGAAGCGGAGATGGCACAAGTGAAGAAAAAAGAGGGCGAACGGATTTTAGCGAAGATTGGACCGGACGTTCATGTCCTTGCACTTGCTATCGAAGGAAAACAACGGACGAGCGAACAGTTCGCGAAAGAACTCGATCAACTCGCGACATACGGTAAGAGCAAGATTGCCTTCGTCATCGGTGGATCGCTTGGTCTCGCACCAGAAGTGATGCAGCGGGCGAATGATACAATTTCGTTCTCGAAGATGACATTTCCGCACCAATTGATGAAGATGATCCTCTGTGAACAGATTTATCGGGCGTACCGGATTAATCGGAATGAACCGTACCATAAATAA
- a CDS encoding CxxH/CxxC protein: MDKYVCLEHVELALDEIVDETEQYPILDQLNPEKNITCEYCDEPATYLVSSKK; the protein is encoded by the coding sequence GTGGATAAGTACGTTTGTTTAGAACATGTCGAGCTCGCGCTTGACGAAATCGTGGATGAAACAGAACAATACCCGATTCTCGATCAGCTAAATCCAGAAAAAAACATCACGTGTGAATACTGTGACGAACCGGCAACATATCTTGTGTCAAGCAAAAAATAA
- the walK gene encoding cell wall metabolism sensor histidine kinase WalK, which yields MLKGTNFFKSIQWKLVVIYALLILVAMQVIGVYFVRSLEKQYITNFSKSVEDRAGLVAYNVGKEFDKTGDDEASKRQLSQSLGQLLSEFSNGSTSRNDILEVQIIDQDSIIQATSDNENQSAVGQRATNSLIKKAQATSSTRTDTVLDPESEDKIRIFAVPVTSERDGVTTGMIYVRASMESIYSQMQQVTRILATGTVIALVITSILGVLLSRTITRPISDMRRQAIEMRRGNFSRKVKVYSDDEIGQLARSFNELTDELLEANATTEAERRKLTSVLENMTDGVIATDRTLRVILMNDQAKDIVGADDASVVGTNLKDLLALGDDFMIPEDGTMPPRLLDFSSEDELFLVRAFFSPVKKHSGPITGMIVVLHDVTEQEQVEQDRREFVANVSHELRTPLTTMRSYLEALAEGAYQDEELAPRFLETTQNETERMIRLVTDLLQLSKMDSKEYKMNKVRFDYIQFLNEILDRHDMTKPERIRFRRKIMKRKVYIRGDQDKLIQVADNILTNAIKYSPEGGTITVRTMLRAKRIVISIKDEGVGIPKANLQKIFERFYRVDKARARKIGGTGLGLSIAKDVVSAHGGDIWAESEWGRGTTIYFTLPYEVIEEVDAG from the coding sequence ATGTTAAAAGGAACGAACTTCTTTAAATCCATCCAATGGAAACTCGTCGTCATCTATGCCTTATTGATCTTAGTGGCGATGCAGGTCATTGGTGTCTATTTCGTTCGTTCCCTTGAAAAGCAGTACATTACGAACTTCTCGAAGTCGGTCGAGGACCGGGCAGGTCTTGTCGCCTATAACGTCGGGAAGGAATTCGATAAAACAGGCGATGATGAAGCCTCCAAACGGCAGTTGTCCCAATCACTAGGGCAACTGCTGTCTGAGTTTAGTAATGGCTCCACCTCAAGGAACGACATCCTCGAAGTCCAGATCATCGACCAGGACTCGATCATCCAGGCGACGTCGGATAACGAGAACCAGTCGGCGGTCGGACAACGAGCGACTAATTCATTGATTAAAAAAGCACAGGCAACGAGCTCGACCCGGACAGACACCGTGCTTGATCCGGAATCAGAGGATAAGATCCGAATCTTTGCCGTACCGGTCACCTCGGAACGAGATGGTGTCACGACCGGGATGATCTATGTCCGCGCCTCGATGGAGTCGATCTATTCGCAGATGCAACAGGTCACGCGGATTCTTGCGACCGGAACGGTCATCGCCCTCGTCATCACGTCGATTCTTGGTGTCTTGCTGTCGCGGACGATCACGCGCCCGATTTCCGATATGCGGCGCCAAGCGATCGAGATGCGACGCGGGAACTTCTCGCGGAAGGTTAAGGTCTATTCGGACGATGAGATCGGTCAGCTCGCCCGTTCCTTCAACGAATTGACGGATGAGTTGCTCGAAGCAAACGCGACGACGGAAGCTGAACGGCGGAAGTTGACGAGTGTCCTTGAGAACATGACCGATGGCGTCATCGCGACGGACCGGACGCTGCGCGTCATCTTGATGAACGATCAAGCGAAGGATATCGTCGGTGCGGATGATGCGAGCGTCGTCGGCACGAACTTGAAGGACTTACTGGCACTTGGTGACGATTTCATGATTCCGGAAGACGGTACGATGCCACCGCGTCTGCTTGATTTCAGCAGTGAGGATGAACTGTTCCTCGTCCGGGCATTCTTCTCGCCCGTCAAGAAACACAGTGGTCCGATTACCGGGATGATCGTCGTCCTGCATGACGTCACGGAACAGGAGCAGGTCGAACAGGATCGTCGCGAATTCGTCGCGAACGTCAGTCACGAGCTCCGGACACCGCTGACGACGATGCGCAGCTATCTTGAAGCCTTGGCAGAAGGCGCGTATCAGGACGAGGAACTCGCACCGCGTTTCCTTGAGACGACACAAAATGAGACGGAGCGGATGATCCGCCTCGTCACCGATCTTTTACAACTGTCGAAGATGGACAGTAAGGAATACAAAATGAACAAGGTCCGCTTCGATTACATTCAGTTCCTGAATGAGATTCTCGATCGCCATGACATGACGAAGCCGGAACGGATTCGTTTCCGTCGTAAGATCATGAAGCGGAAAGTCTATATCCGTGGGGATCAGGATAAATTGATCCAAGTCGCAGACAACATCCTGACGAACGCAATCAAGTACTCACCGGAAGGCGGAACGATCACCGTCCGGACGATGCTCCGGGCAAAACGGATCGTCATCAGCATCAAGGATGAAGGTGTCGGAATCCCGAAAGCGAATCTCCAAAAAATCTTCGAACGCTTCTATCGTGTCGATAAAGCCCGTGCCCGTAAAATCGGCGGCACCGGTCTTGGTCTGTCGATCGCAAAAGACGTCGTTTCGGCACATGGTGGCGACATCTGGGCAGAAAGTGAATGGGGACGCGGCACGACGATTTACTTCACGCTTCCGTATGAGGTGATCGAAGAGGTGGATGCCGGATGA